The following proteins are encoded in a genomic region of Desulfobacterales bacterium:
- a CDS encoding NAD(P)-dependent oxidoreductase: MNILVTGADGFVGRHACRYLQKSHTLHRVNGPKRKGILTVDLCDRDEVKEVSRLLQKGAQIDVILHLASKLVGSSDVENMEVFYDNIRITESVIKLARNIKPKKVINISSMAVYPALDGTFSETSQIQTSHNTDCLYGLSKFCSENLIDFMLNRHGILTAHLRISQIIGQGMRNDRVVPVMLKELSENNTITVRGNGERVSNFIHIDKLVSLIGLFVVQDISGIYNVGGVNISYYDLAQRLIMEHGNERSKIIKIDEKPGSKFRLSTDKLSAALKLWGIDPAIVNGLKNWK, encoded by the coding sequence ATACATTGCATAGAGTTAATGGTCCGAAACGTAAGGGTATTCTAACGGTTGACTTGTGTGATAGGGATGAGGTAAAGGAAGTATCCCGTCTACTGCAAAAAGGGGCCCAGATTGACGTCATATTGCACCTGGCCTCGAAGCTTGTGGGTTCATCTGATGTAGAAAATATGGAGGTCTTCTATGACAATATTCGCATTACGGAAAGTGTTATAAAACTTGCCAGGAATATTAAACCAAAAAAAGTGATCAACATCTCATCAATGGCTGTCTATCCGGCTCTTGATGGAACCTTCAGTGAAACGTCGCAGATACAGACATCCCATAATACAGATTGCCTCTATGGATTGTCGAAGTTCTGCAGTGAAAATCTTATCGATTTTATGCTCAATAGGCACGGAATACTTACGGCGCACCTTCGCATATCACAGATAATTGGACAGGGAATGAGAAACGATCGTGTTGTTCCGGTAATGCTTAAGGAACTCTCAGAAAATAACACAATCACAGTGAGAGGGAATGGAGAACGAGTCAGCAATTTTATTCATATCGACAAACTGGTATCGTTAATTGGTTTATTTGTGGTACAGGATATTTCGGGCATATACAATGTTGGTGGCGTTAATATTTCCTATTATGATCTCGCGCAAAGACTGATAATGGAACATGGCAATGAGCGCTCTAAAATCATTAAGATTGATGAAAAACCAGGATCTAAATTTCGTCTGTCGACCGATAAACTAAGTGCAGCGTTAAAACTTTGGGGCATAGACCCGGCAATAGTGAACGGGCTTAAAAATTGGAAATGA